A genomic region of Kineococcus rhizosphaerae contains the following coding sequences:
- a CDS encoding 3-hydroxyacyl-CoA dehydrogenase NAD-binding domain-containing protein, whose translation MPVHVRTVDLSWAGAHRLALLTLDSGDPRRPFVLGPQALEELSAALDEAERLDVAAIGVTGANHVFCAGADLKSMARIPSRDDSLALGEAGHRVLGRFSTTLERVGIPTFAFVNGLALGGGLELALHCTYRTISSSVRGIGLPEAYLGLVPGWGGTWLLPHLAGPDVAVKVAIENALAGNKTLSGPQAFAAGIADAQFGPADFLVESLRWSASVLRGETLVERALPADQEVWDAAIARGRAVADARTHGAPPAPYRALDLLAAARTTSREQHFAAEDAALADLGVSAELRAGLYAFDLVQRYGRKPVGAPPGVQQAEPRKVTSVGVVGAGLMASQLALLFLHRLQVPVVLTDVSAERVEKGVGFVRQGVADLLAKGRIGADTANRLTVSVSGAVDKSALADCDVVIEAVFEELSVKQDVLRELEPLLRADAVLMTNTSSLSVTEMASVLKNPERFVGFHFFNPVAVLPLVEVVRTETTDDVTLATAFAVGKKLKKTCVLVRDAPAFVVNRISTRMFDEVLRALDAGTPLLDVEHALDPLGLPMSPFRLAHFVGPAVMLHVHETLAAAFPERYRVSENLRRWVAEGGPELVTAKGPVAETGAAGFLQVGTAPLTREQVLTTVQDALADEIRRVLDEGVVAGPEDVDVCLVLGTGHPLFTGGITPYLDRVGASERVTGRRFHPYELTT comes from the coding sequence ATGCCGGTGCACGTGCGCACGGTCGACCTCTCCTGGGCCGGTGCGCACCGGCTGGCGCTCCTGACCCTGGACTCGGGAGATCCCCGCAGGCCCTTCGTGCTCGGCCCGCAGGCGCTCGAGGAACTCTCGGCGGCCCTCGACGAGGCCGAGCGGCTGGACGTCGCCGCGATCGGGGTCACCGGGGCGAACCACGTCTTCTGCGCCGGGGCGGACCTGAAGTCGATGGCCCGCATCCCCTCCCGCGACGACTCCCTCGCCCTGGGGGAGGCCGGGCACCGGGTGCTGGGCCGGTTCTCGACCACCCTGGAGCGCGTCGGGATCCCGACGTTCGCGTTCGTCAACGGCCTGGCCCTGGGCGGCGGCCTGGAACTGGCGCTGCACTGCACGTACCGGACGATCTCGTCGTCGGTGCGGGGCATCGGCCTGCCCGAGGCGTACCTGGGCCTGGTGCCCGGCTGGGGCGGGACCTGGCTGCTGCCCCACCTGGCCGGGCCCGACGTCGCCGTGAAGGTCGCGATCGAGAACGCGCTGGCGGGCAACAAGACGCTGTCCGGCCCGCAGGCGTTCGCCGCCGGGATCGCCGACGCGCAGTTCGGACCCGCCGACTTCCTCGTGGAGTCGTTGCGCTGGAGCGCGTCCGTCCTGCGGGGCGAGACGCTCGTCGAACGCGCGCTGCCCGCGGACCAGGAGGTCTGGGACGCGGCGATCGCCCGGGGCCGGGCCGTCGCCGACGCGCGCACCCACGGCGCACCGCCCGCCCCGTACCGGGCCCTGGACCTGCTCGCGGCGGCGCGGACGACCTCGCGCGAGCAGCACTTCGCCGCCGAGGACGCCGCGCTGGCCGACCTCGGCGTCTCGGCCGAGCTGCGCGCCGGGTTGTACGCGTTCGACCTCGTCCAGCGCTACGGGCGCAAACCCGTCGGCGCCCCCCCGGGTGTCCAGCAGGCCGAACCCCGCAAGGTCACCTCCGTCGGGGTCGTCGGCGCCGGGTTGATGGCCTCCCAGCTCGCCCTGCTGTTCCTGCACCGGCTGCAGGTGCCCGTCGTCCTGACCGACGTCTCGGCCGAGCGCGTCGAGAAGGGGGTCGGGTTCGTCCGGCAGGGCGTGGCCGACCTGCTCGCCAAGGGCCGGATCGGTGCCGACACCGCCAACCGGCTCACGGTCTCGGTCTCCGGTGCCGTGGACAAGTCCGCCCTGGCCGACTGCGACGTCGTCATCGAGGCCGTGTTCGAGGAGCTGTCCGTCAAGCAGGACGTGCTGCGCGAGCTCGAACCGCTGCTGCGCGCCGACGCGGTGCTGATGACGAACACGAGTTCGCTGTCGGTGACCGAGATGGCCTCGGTCTTGAAGAACCCCGAGCGCTTCGTCGGGTTCCACTTCTTCAACCCCGTCGCGGTCCTGCCGCTGGTGGAGGTCGTGCGCACGGAGACGACCGACGACGTGACGCTGGCCACGGCGTTCGCGGTCGGGAAGAAGCTCAAGAAGACGTGCGTCCTGGTCCGCGACGCCCCCGCGTTCGTCGTCAACCGCATCTCGACGCGCATGTTCGACGAGGTCCTGCGGGCCCTGGACGCCGGGACCCCGCTGCTGGACGTCGAGCACGCCCTGGACCCGCTGGGGCTGCCGATGTCGCCGTTCCGGCTGGCGCACTTCGTCGGCCCGGCCGTCATGCTGCACGTCCACGAGACCCTCGCCGCCGCCTTCCCCGAGCGCTACCGCGTCTCGGAGAACCTGCGGCGCTGGGTCGCCGAGGGCGGGCCCGAGCTCGTCACCGCCAAGGGGCCGGTCGCCGAGACCGGTGCCGCCGGGTTCCTGCAGGTGGGGACCGCGCCGCTGACGCGCGAGCAGGTGCTGACCACCGTGCAGGACGCGCTGGCCGACGAGATCCGCCGGGTCCTGGACGAAGGTGTCGTGGCCGGGCCCGAGGACGTCGACGTGTGCCTGGTCCTGGGCACGGGTCACCCGCTGTTCACGGGCGGGATCACGCCCTACCTGGACCGGGTCGGGGCCAGCGAGCGGGTGACCGGGCGCCGGTTCCACCCATACGAGCTGACGACCTGA
- a CDS encoding thiolase family protein, which translates to MAHTAPPGRSVVFADGVRTPFGKARPDGLHARTRADDLVVACLRELLRRNPSLPPGRIEEVAVAAATQSGDQGLVLGRSAALLAGLPVTTPGYAIDRWCAGAMTAVTTTAASIAVGALDVALAGGVEHMGHHPLGAGMDPNPRFLTERIVSPDALDMGKTAEALHDRFPQLTKERADAFAVGSQEKFAKAVANGQIAADLVPVASPSSELGWGLATADELARPGTTLEALANLRTPFRPYGRVTAGNASPLTDGATACVVAAEESAAELGLTPRMRLVGFAFAGVEPEVMGLGPIPSTEKLLRRVGVGIDEIGLFELNEAFAVQVLSFLDHFGIADDDPRVNPYGGAIAIGHPLAASGVRLMTQLARQFSEHPEVRYGLTAMCVGLGQGGSVLWENPNWEGAN; encoded by the coding sequence GTGGCCCACACCGCTCCCCCCGGACGGAGCGTCGTCTTCGCCGACGGCGTCCGCACGCCGTTCGGCAAGGCCCGTCCCGACGGCCTGCACGCCCGGACCCGCGCCGACGACCTCGTGGTCGCCTGCCTGCGCGAGCTGCTGCGCCGCAACCCGTCCCTGCCCCCCGGACGGATCGAGGAGGTCGCCGTCGCGGCCGCGACCCAGAGCGGGGACCAGGGACTCGTCCTCGGTCGCAGCGCCGCACTGCTGGCCGGTCTGCCCGTCACCACGCCCGGCTACGCCATCGACCGCTGGTGCGCCGGGGCCATGACGGCCGTCACGACGACCGCGGCCTCCATCGCCGTCGGGGCCCTCGACGTCGCCCTCGCCGGCGGCGTCGAGCACATGGGCCACCACCCGCTGGGGGCCGGGATGGACCCCAACCCGCGGTTCCTCACCGAGCGGATCGTCTCCCCCGACGCCCTCGACATGGGCAAGACCGCCGAGGCGCTGCACGACCGCTTCCCGCAGCTGACCAAGGAGCGCGCCGACGCCTTCGCCGTCGGGAGCCAGGAGAAGTTCGCCAAGGCCGTCGCGAACGGGCAGATCGCGGCCGACCTGGTCCCCGTCGCCTCCCCGAGCTCCGAGCTGGGCTGGGGACTGGCCACGGCCGACGAGCTCGCCCGGCCCGGGACCACGCTGGAGGCCCTGGCGAACCTGCGGACCCCGTTCCGCCCGTACGGGCGGGTGACGGCGGGCAACGCCTCCCCGCTCACCGACGGGGCGACCGCGTGCGTCGTGGCCGCCGAGGAGAGCGCCGCCGAGCTCGGTCTCACCCCGCGGATGCGCCTGGTGGGCTTCGCCTTCGCCGGCGTCGAACCGGAGGTCATGGGCCTGGGGCCGATCCCCTCCACCGAGAAGCTGCTGCGCCGCGTCGGGGTCGGCATCGACGAGATCGGGTTGTTCGAGCTCAACGAGGCGTTCGCGGTGCAGGTGCTGAGCTTCCTGGACCACTTCGGCATCGCCGACGACGATCCCCGGGTCAACCCCTACGGCGGGGCGATCGCCATCGGCCACCCGCTGGCGGCCAGCGGGGTGCGGCTCATGACCCAGCTCGCGCGGCAGTTCTCCGAGCACCCCGAGGTGCGGTACGGGCTGACGGCGATGTGCGTCGGGCTCGGGCAGGGCGGTTCCGTGCTGTGGGAGAACCCGAACTGGGAAGGGGCGAACTGA
- a CDS encoding TetR/AcrR family transcriptional regulator: MSSVDTSSSTPGLVPDPPRGSGCRPLRKDAERNRQRILAAARAVFAERGLAATLDDVARHACLGVGTVYRRFSDKDDLVEALFEDGIRRLVGLADEALADPDAWSGLVAFLEGASRQMADDRGLREAVMSPHHGHSGIAVARGELEPRLEALVARAQASGQLRPDVSATDFVVLLKALQVAADIGCAVTGDYWTRHLGLVLDGLRSTPAGSTPLRCAPLSAGQLHEALAGRTHRA; this comes from the coding sequence GTGAGCAGCGTGGACACCAGCTCGTCGACCCCCGGCCTCGTGCCGGACCCGCCGCGCGGGTCCGGCTGCCGCCCGCTGCGCAAGGACGCCGAGCGCAACCGCCAGCGGATCCTGGCCGCCGCGCGGGCCGTGTTCGCCGAGCGGGGGCTGGCCGCCACGCTCGACGACGTCGCCCGGCACGCGTGCCTGGGCGTCGGCACCGTCTACCGGCGCTTCTCCGACAAGGACGACCTCGTGGAGGCCCTGTTCGAGGACGGCATCCGCAGGCTCGTGGGGCTGGCGGACGAGGCGCTGGCCGACCCCGACGCCTGGTCCGGCCTCGTCGCGTTCCTGGAGGGCGCGAGCCGGCAGATGGCCGACGACCGCGGCCTGCGCGAGGCCGTGATGTCCCCCCACCACGGGCACTCGGGGATCGCGGTGGCCCGCGGCGAGCTCGAACCGCGCCTGGAGGCCCTCGTCGCCCGGGCCCAGGCCAGCGGGCAGCTGCGGCCCGACGTCAGCGCGACCGACTTCGTCGTGCTGCTGAAGGCGCTGCAGGTGGCCGCCGACATCGGCTGCGCCGTGACGGGCGACTACTGGACCCGCCACCTCGGCCTCGTGCTCGACGGGCTGCGGTCGACCCCCGCGGGCAGCACCCCCCTGCGCTGCGCCCCCCTGTCCGCCGGGCAGTTGCACGAGGCGCTGGCCGGGCGGACCCACCGCGCCTGA